The sequence below is a genomic window from Myxococcales bacterium.
CCCGACCCGTCTCGTGACCGATCTCGTGTACGGAACCATCTCCGGCGTCACGCAGGTGGTGGGCGCCGGCATCGACCGGGCGCTCGCTGAGCTCGGGACTCTGCTCGGCGAGAGTACTCCGGGGCCGGAGCGCGAAGCAGTGCTCGCGGCGCTCAATGGTGTGTTGGGCGACTACCTGACCGAGACGGAGAACCCCCTCGCTCTCGGCATGAGCCTGCGGAGCGAGGGGCGTCCGCTGCCACTCGAGGCGGAGGCGCTCCGAGCCGCCGTCCCCGACGCAAAGGGCCGGGTGGTGCTCTTGGTGCACGGCTCGTGCATGAGCGATCTTCAATGGCGCCGCAGCGGACACGACCACGGCGCGGCGCTCGCGAGCGAGCTCGACGTGAGCGCGGTCTACGTGCGCTATAATAGCGGGCTCCACATTTCGGACAATGGTCAAGAGCTCGCGGAGCTGCTCGAGCAGCTGGTTGCCGTGTGGCCCACGCCTCTCCGCGAGCTGACCTTGCTCGGCCACAGCATGGGTGGGCTGGTCGCCCGGAGCGCCTGCGCCGCGGCTGAAGCGCGCGCGCACGGCTGGCGCGAACGGCTCGGCACGCTGGTGTGTCTGGGCTCGCCTCACCACGGCGCCCCGCTCGAGCGGGGCGGCAATTGGATCGACGTGTTGCTCGGCGCCACGCGCTACGGCGCGCCGCTGGCGAAGCTCGGCCAGATCCGCTCCGCCGGCGTGACGGATCTGCGCTTCGGCAACGTCCTCGATGCGGACTGGCGGGATCGCGATCGGTTCGAGAAGGGCGCGGATCCACGCACGCCGCTCCCGCTCCCGGACGGCGTGCGAGCGTTCGCCATCGCAGGCACGCTCACCGAGGCACCGCGTCCCGAGCTGCTCGGGGACGGCCTCGTGCCGGTCGAGAGCGCCCTCGGACAGCACAAAAGCTCCGAGTTCGCGCTGCGGTTCCCCGAAGAACGTCAGCACGTCAGCTTCGGCACGGCCCACCTGGAGCTCCTGAACCGCCCCTCCGTCTACGAACAAATCCGCGACTGGCTCGCGTGAGCCGCCGGGCTTTCAAGTGAGCGCCCTCCGGGCTTTCAAGTGAGCGCCCTCCGGGCTTTCAAGTGAGCGCCCTCCGGGCTTTCAAGTGAGCGCCCTCCGGGCTTTCAAGTGAGCGCCCTCCGGGCTTTCAAGTGAGCGCCCTCCGGGCTTTCAAGTGAGCGCCCTCCGGGCTTTCAAGTGAGCGCCCTCCGGGCGACCGCCTCCAGCGCGCTGACCAGGTGGGCGTCGTCGTTGAGGGCGGGGACTCGCACCAGCTCGAGGCCGAGCTCCTTCGCCCAGCCGGCCGCCTCGATGTCGAGATCGTAGAGGGTCTCGACGTGCTCGGCTGGAAACCCGATGGGGGACAGCACCACTCGCTCGGTCCCCCGCCCTCGCTCACTCTCGAACACCGCGCGCAGATCAGGACCGAGCCAGTCGCCGCCGTCGGCGCCCTGACTCTGAAACGCAACCAGCGGCTCACTCCCGAGCCGTCGACCCACCGCGGCCGCGCAGGCGCGAAACTGCGCTTCGTACGGATCGCCGTCCCGGATGGCACGCGACGGCAAGCTGTGGGCCGTGAGCACGACGCGCGTTGGTTTGCCGTCCTCCGGCAGCGCGGCCTCGATGCCCGCCACGAAGCCGTCGATCAGCGCGGGCTCGGTGCCCCATGGCTCGGTCGGCACCAGCTCCGGCGCGCTCGACCCGAGCTCTTCGCGGGCGGCCGCGAGGGACTCCTGGGCCGCCTCCCAGTACACGTGAACCGAGAACGGCGCGAGCGGGAGCACACACAGACGCGCGAGCCTGAGCCCGCCGATCCCACGCAACACGTCCTCGACCCGCGGGCGCCACAGCCGCATGCCCACGAGCACCGGCAGCTCCAGGCGTTTGGCGAGGGCGCTGGCCTGCGCCCGGG
It includes:
- the hemH gene encoding ferrochelatase, producing the protein MPLGPHDGVLLVAHGTVTDLDDLPEFLREIRRGRPASPELVAEIRRRYTAIGSSPLLDITRAQASALAKRLELPVLVGMRLWRPRVEDVLRGIGGLRLARLCVLPLAPFSVHVYWEAAQESLAAAREELGSSAPELVPTEPWGTEPALIDGFVAGIEAALPEDGKPTRVVLTAHSLPSRAIRDGDPYEAQFRACAAAVGRRLGSEPLVAFQSQGADGGDWLGPDLRAVFESERGRGTERVVLSPIGFPAEHVETLYDLDIEAAGWAKELGLELVRVPALNDDAHLVSALEAVARRALT
- a CDS encoding alpha/beta hydrolase; translation: MSKRSHVDDLRGASRLAIEATKSVTELVRAMHVTIGSGPAILGEPLAGPTRLVTDLVYGTISGVTQVVGAGIDRALAELGTLLGESTPGPEREAVLAALNGVLGDYLTETENPLALGMSLRSEGRPLPLEAEALRAAVPDAKGRVVLLVHGSCMSDLQWRRSGHDHGAALASELDVSAVYVRYNSGLHISDNGQELAELLEQLVAVWPTPLRELTLLGHSMGGLVARSACAAAEARAHGWRERLGTLVCLGSPHHGAPLERGGNWIDVLLGATRYGAPLAKLGQIRSAGVTDLRFGNVLDADWRDRDRFEKGADPRTPLPLPDGVRAFAIAGTLTEAPRPELLGDGLVPVESALGQHKSSEFALRFPEERQHVSFGTAHLELLNRPSVYEQIRDWLA